From a region of the Odoribacter splanchnicus DSM 20712 genome:
- a CDS encoding CPBP family intramembrane glutamic endopeptidase, which produces MFLEKVYSGRNQWYFYIFSLLIIFTATQIGSLPLVGYMIMEDPSILQGGDISAATSTNTGLALTLLSFAVGFFTILFCVKYIHHKKTADIVTGRQRIDWGRIFFGAAVWGILSLITLALPFLFGDTSHLVFQFEPVHFLILVVISLLLFPFQTSFEELLFRGYLMQWSALLFKYRWVAVVITGVLFGILHGANPEVEEFGMWVALPQYILMGLILGFVAVKDDGMELSLGLHMANNIIAAITITSDSSTLQTHALFKDLHPTASHFDTLTMLVAGVIFIWICNRKYHFWGKICLWKKIQKESNEM; this is translated from the coding sequence ATGTTCCTAGAAAAAGTTTACTCCGGCCGAAATCAATGGTATTTCTACATTTTTTCGTTACTGATTATTTTCACTGCAACACAAATCGGCAGTCTTCCCCTGGTGGGATATATGATTATGGAAGACCCTTCCATCTTGCAAGGAGGGGATATATCGGCAGCCACAAGTACGAATACAGGGTTGGCTTTAACCTTACTCAGTTTTGCCGTAGGTTTCTTCACCATCTTATTTTGTGTTAAATATATCCATCATAAAAAAACGGCAGATATCGTAACCGGCCGGCAACGGATAGATTGGGGCAGGATTTTTTTCGGTGCTGCCGTCTGGGGTATTTTATCCCTGATCACCCTGGCCCTCCCTTTCCTTTTCGGAGATACCTCCCATCTGGTATTTCAATTCGAACCGGTTCATTTCCTGATTCTGGTCGTTATCTCGCTACTCCTTTTTCCTTTTCAGACCTCTTTTGAGGAGTTGCTTTTCCGGGGATACCTCATGCAGTGGTCGGCCCTGCTCTTCAAATACCGCTGGGTAGCTGTCGTTATCACGGGTGTCCTGTTCGGCATCCTGCACGGCGCCAACCCCGAAGTCGAAGAATTCGGCATGTGGGTGGCCCTTCCCCAATACATTCTGATGGGATTGATCCTGGGCTTTGTAGCGGTGAAAGACGACGGCATGGAATTATCCCTGGGATTGCATATGGCCAATAATATTATAGCAGCCATCACCATAACCTCCGATTCTTCTACCCTGCAAACCCACGCCCTTTTCAAAGACCTGCATCCGACAGCTTCGCATTTCGACACGCTGACGATGCTTGTCGCCGGTGTGATCTTCATCTGGATTTGCAACCGGAAATATCACTTTTGGGGAAAGATCTGTTTATGGAAAAAGATCCAAAAGGAAAGCAACGAGATGTAA